A region of Roseofilum reptotaenium CS-1145 DNA encodes the following proteins:
- a CDS encoding sugar transferase — translation MNSNYSLGSSWELVSVLPRLHHPSTDCPIKRTIDIIGSLVGLLILALIFILIAIAIKIDSPGPIFFSQRRYGLHGKPFTIYKFRSMVTHADRLKSKVKNQAEGLIFKNESDPRITKVGQFLRKTSLDEFPQFWNVLLGEMSLVGTRPPIHDEVIRYQPHHWRRLDVKPGLTGQWQVNGRSLVSNFEDIVSLDLEYQSLWTPLYDLQLIWQTVYVVLHRTGAC, via the coding sequence ATGAACAGTAATTATTCCCTTGGTTCAAGCTGGGAATTGGTATCGGTTTTACCCAGACTCCATCATCCTTCTACAGATTGCCCGATTAAACGTACCATCGATATTATTGGTAGTCTAGTCGGTTTGCTGATTCTAGCTCTGATCTTTATCCTGATCGCCATTGCCATTAAAATAGATAGTCCTGGGCCTATTTTCTTCAGTCAGCGCCGCTATGGACTCCATGGTAAGCCATTTACTATTTATAAGTTTCGCTCGATGGTGACCCATGCTGATAGACTGAAGTCGAAAGTGAAAAATCAGGCTGAGGGGTTAATTTTTAAAAATGAATCCGATCCCCGCATCACTAAAGTGGGCCAATTTTTGCGTAAAACTAGCTTAGATGAGTTTCCCCAATTCTGGAATGTCTTACTGGGAGAGATGAGTTTAGTCGGCACTCGTCCCCCCATCCATGATGAAGTGATTCGCTACCAACCTCATCACTGGAGACGCTTGGATGTGAAACCGGGTTTAACTGGACAATGGCAGGTGAACGGACGTTCATTAGTGAGCAATTTCGAGGATATCGTGAGCTTGGATTTAGAATATCAATCTCTCTGGACTCCTCTCTATGATTTACAACTAATTTGGCAAACGGTTTATGTCGTTTTACATCGGACAGGGGCTTGTTAA
- a CDS encoding histidinol-phosphate transaminase, whose amino-acid sequence MLSFIRPAIAQLNAYKPHPGSIIGSHPQTLDRLDTNESTHDLPEELKQKLGELYIYSLEANRYPDGSHQELKEAIAEYVNESAQISPETALFPAQICLGNGSDELIRSILMATCLGERAAILAANPTFSMYGILAKTLGIPVVTVNRNPQTFETNLEAAQKGVKSDTSVPIRVVFMVHPNSPTGNPLTPQEIEWLKELPPEILVVIDEAYFEFSQHTLVSELGQHPNWVILRTFSKAFQLASHRVGYAVGHPELIEALEKVRLPYNLPTFSQLAALLVLQNRQPILSSVGSLLEERKYLKEQLNQISQLTVWPSAGNFLYARLNPSSHLTYETLGDRLKTLGTLIRHTGGGLRITIGNPDENKRTYQRLHSLLDSVSIPN is encoded by the coding sequence ATGTTGTCTTTCATCCGTCCGGCGATCGCCCAACTGAATGCCTATAAACCCCATCCAGGAAGCATCATCGGCAGTCATCCACAGACTTTGGATCGACTCGATACCAATGAAAGCACCCATGATTTACCGGAAGAGCTAAAACAGAAATTAGGCGAACTTTATATTTATTCCCTAGAGGCTAACCGCTATCCTGATGGCAGTCATCAGGAATTAAAAGAGGCGATCGCTGAATATGTTAACGAATCAGCCCAAATCTCTCCAGAAACTGCCCTTTTCCCCGCTCAAATTTGCCTCGGAAACGGCTCCGATGAACTGATTCGGTCCATCCTTATGGCCACCTGTTTAGGCGAGAGAGCAGCGATTTTAGCCGCTAATCCCACCTTCTCCATGTATGGGATTCTTGCCAAAACCCTAGGCATTCCTGTGGTCACCGTTAACCGCAATCCCCAAACCTTTGAAACCAATCTAGAAGCCGCTCAAAAGGGGGTAAAATCCGATACTTCGGTTCCGATTCGGGTGGTATTTATGGTACATCCCAACTCCCCCACTGGAAACCCACTGACTCCCCAAGAAATCGAGTGGCTAAAAGAACTGCCTCCAGAAATTTTGGTGGTGATTGACGAAGCCTATTTTGAATTTAGTCAACACACTCTCGTCTCTGAATTGGGTCAACATCCCAATTGGGTGATATTACGGACGTTTTCCAAAGCCTTTCAGTTAGCCTCCCATCGCGTCGGATATGCTGTGGGTCACCCAGAATTAATTGAAGCCTTAGAAAAAGTACGACTGCCCTACAACTTACCTACGTTTTCTCAACTGGCAGCCCTGTTGGTTCTCCAAAATCGTCAACCGATTCTCAGCAGTGTTGGTTCACTGTTGGAAGAGAGAAAATACCTAAAAGAACAGTTAAATCAAATTTCTCAGCTCACAGTTTGGCCAAGTGCGGGGAATTTTCTCTATGCTCGCCTTAATCCTAGCAGCCACCTGACCTACGAAACGCTCGGCGATCGCCTGAAAACCCTAGGCACTCTTATTCGTCACACTGGAGGAGGATTAAGGATCACCATTGGCAATCCTGACGAAAATAAACGCACTTACCAAAGACTCCATAGCCTTTTAGACTCAGTTTCCATTCCTAACTGA
- the galE gene encoding UDP-glucose 4-epimerase GalE, with translation MAQAKPTILVTGGAGYIGSHAVLALQQANYEVIILDNLSYGHQDLVEDVLKVPLIVGDISDRLLLDQVFQTYPIAAVMHFAAFIAVGESVQKPGMYYSNNVHGTLTLLEAMLTANVKKLVFSSTCAIYGEPQTLPIPEEHPQNPMSPYAASKAMVERILTDFDHAYGLQSVRFRYFNAAGAEPGGLLGEDHHPETHLIPLALQTALGKRDSLSIFGTDYDTEDGTCIRDYIHVLDLAAAHVLGLEYLLNGGESEVFNLGNGNGFSVRQVIETARQVTGGEIKAVECDRRPGDPPILVGSSDKARTLLNWNPIYPDVETIIHHAWQWHQLRHGMGNRQ, from the coding sequence GTGGCGCAAGCAAAACCAACGATTTTAGTAACCGGTGGAGCCGGCTATATTGGCTCCCATGCAGTGTTGGCTTTACAACAGGCTAACTATGAAGTGATTATTCTAGATAATCTCAGTTATGGGCATCAGGATTTAGTCGAAGATGTTCTCAAAGTACCCTTAATTGTAGGAGATATTAGCGATCGCCTCCTACTCGATCAAGTCTTCCAAACTTATCCTATCGCTGCCGTCATGCACTTCGCCGCATTTATTGCCGTTGGCGAGTCCGTCCAAAAACCGGGCATGTACTATAGCAATAACGTTCATGGCACGTTAACCCTCCTAGAAGCCATGTTAACCGCCAATGTCAAGAAGTTAGTTTTCTCTTCCACTTGTGCCATTTATGGGGAACCTCAAACTCTTCCTATCCCCGAAGAGCATCCCCAAAATCCCATGAGTCCTTATGCTGCGAGTAAGGCCATGGTTGAACGCATTCTCACTGATTTTGACCATGCCTATGGTTTACAATCAGTCCGTTTCCGCTATTTTAACGCCGCTGGAGCCGAACCTGGAGGCTTATTAGGTGAGGATCATCATCCAGAAACCCATTTGATTCCCTTAGCGTTGCAAACAGCTTTAGGAAAACGGGACTCTTTATCTATCTTTGGCACAGATTATGACACAGAAGACGGAACCTGTATTCGAGATTACATTCATGTCCTTGACTTAGCGGCTGCCCATGTTCTGGGTTTAGAATACCTGCTCAATGGTGGCGAAAGTGAAGTCTTTAATCTGGGGAATGGCAATGGCTTTTCCGTCAGACAAGTCATTGAAACGGCTCGCCAAGTGACGGGAGGTGAAATTAAAGCAGTTGAGTGCGATCGCCGTCCTGGAGATCCGCCTATATTAGTGGGTAGTAGTGACAAAGCTAGAACTCTCCTTAACTGGAATCCCATCTATCCTGATGTAGAAACCATTATTCACCATGCTTGGCAATGGCATCAGTTGAGGCATGGAATGGGGAATAGGCAATAG